The following nucleotide sequence is from Triticum dicoccoides isolate Atlit2015 ecotype Zavitan chromosome 7B, WEW_v2.0, whole genome shotgun sequence.
TGCTGCCAAGGGAGCGCTGAAGTTCCCCAAAATCAGAAGACCCGCAGATCTGAAAGCAGTAGTAGAAAAACTCAACTCTATACCTAACCGAGAAATTCGGGTATGGAAAATGTTTCTATCTTTTTTCATAATTTACACAAGTGCTGCCAGTTGTCTAATTGAGATTAGTGGATGCCAAAGCTATCCATGTCATTTTTTCCCCTAACATCGCTGATAataataaatttcctttttgtgcttGCTTTATTAGGGCGTTCATGTTTTATGGACTCCTCAAGATGAGAATGACATTCTTTCCGAAGAGAAGCTTCGAGCGGATTATCCTAATCTGAGGCCTCATAATGATTACTAGGACGGCGTCCTTTTGGTGTTCTTGGATGCTATGATACAACATCTAGTCAGACTATACATGTAAAAGGATATGGTAGCTCATGGTAATTTCTGGAAGTTACGGTGCATTGAAACGAAACCATTTAGAGTCTAGGCTGCAAACACCATTCATGTGACATCACCTCTTGTATTTTGACGTTTGTTTGTGAAGCAATAGATGAACTCTTCAATATGAAAGAGGGATGCTTGCAAGAGCTTTGCAAAAACCATGGGCGACACGTCTTCCAAATTAAAATTGCTTGCCAGTTGCAAGCCACTAACTAATTGGTATGTGCATTAGTCATTACAAATTAACTATGTGCACTGGAATTTTGTATCCTTCTATTTTCGAACCATGCAGGAGAGAGTACAACATGGAAGACGGCACAAACCCATACAAAAGATGGCACGGCCCATAAAAATGATGTCCAAGATAACCTAGACTGAATAACATCAACATCATAGAGAGGTCAACTGTGAGAGCCTAAACACGAGTCAACCACAACATGACACCAGCCCAACGCCACCGGACCAGTCGCCATTGAGGCCGTAGAGAGGGAACCGTGGAGGTGACGGAGACCATCCGTAAGTGAGTAGAAGGTCATGCCCGAACATCGATGATGAAGCCAAATGACCGATGAAACGACCAATGAGCACTCGACCAACAACCAAACCCACCCATGCgctggatgatgaggacatcaatacaaatgTTACACCCACAactcctgctgctatacatactggatcaattactagagctcgcgcacgccaactaaattaccaggtactttcgtttcttggtaatgattctaatgttcatgagaatatgatgctgcctaaattggatacatttgttttgcttacaaatgaagggcctagcttggagaaggatgaacattggagcaagaacaagcatggagatgatggcatgcgcaaggggaacaagaacggagttacaagtgatgatttcaggactttgaagccaccataatgggtgcatgaagccttggacgaaatatacaagataccacttcataaatttcgtcccgaggctattctaggtgttgcgtcaccttattattgggccaggcccatgtaatttcgaaatacataagtataggctatttttagagtccgtatgtgtggggaaacaagagatagggttgatttcggacccctccaccaagggccacgaaattcccccctcttcctccatatatacagcccttagggcatcgtttagactttgagttttgtttagattaaaaattcgccatagctgcaacttcacgtacttcgtttgtattCAACgatcagacaaaggcgtcacagaaccccaccttgatcaataaagctttcatcttatattcgcaacatccagattgcaatctcagtttcttgcttgttcttcgtttgctcgcaggaaacagaccctcgtggtcaggttgatcgtgctccagcgtggtcaataacctctcggagttggtttaacgattgctaaggtgcgacgtcctcgtatgttcgtagtcggatcgtcaaagtcgacttctaccaaagcgatatccatcatctcatcgaaagacgggacacctttgcctctatcactggaTATGAGCCGACGAGACGATGCTCCAAATCTAACAGCACCACACCCAGATATGGCCGAGGATGACCAGGAGGAGGGGGGCGAAGTCGGGGTCAGTGGATGTGATGGACCCTCGACGCTGCCATAGACCGAGCGTGCGGCACCACCGCGACCAGACAACCACACTGAGGTGCTAGTGATAGGGGCTACCGAACCGGCAACGAGGAGCTCTGGCATTGCATCAGACCGACACAATGTACTATGAGCAGAATGGCGCCACCACATGTGCCATCAATGATGCGAGCTTTGGCCATAGATATTTGACCAGGATAATGACCTTGTATGTTGTTGTCAAAATGGAGAGAAAGCTCGAAACTGTTATGAGATCTCAAAGAAGACGTAGGAGTCCAAAGTGTAGTCTAGACTCCAAATGAAAAATCACAGTGATTGATCTTTGGATAGTGTTTTTTAAGCCAAGAACCGTAGAACATCTacggtactccctccattcctttatctaAAGTGTATTATTTTCAGCACCGTGACCAAAGCACATAATTATGAACTATTTAGGACGAAATTATCCTTGTCTAATTCATAGATTAGCGGCAAGTAAATCATTTAGGTTAGGAAAGGAAGAGATACATGCAACCAGGAGAGATatagtttccttttctttctcTTAGAGATACATGCAATCAGAGGATAgatatttttctttttctgaagGGTCAAGATCAAAATTACGAGAAATTAgaacaaatgcaccttacattgtgaaattttattaaaaataaataaatacaccttatataaagaaacGGATGGAGTATTTCATAGCATAGAgaaatactccctccttcccataacGTAAGAAGTTTTTTGATACTATACTAGagtcaaaaacgtcttacattatgggacagagggagtagatctTTGGATAGTAGAACTGATAGTGATAGAAATGAATTGAGAAAAATTCACTGTACGTCACTAAACTTGAGCCGGGTGACAATTTGGTACCACTACTTCAAAATACCTTAACTACGGTCCAAGTACTTGCGCACAGGGTTCACTTTGGTCCATTTGTACGATTCCGTGTACGCATTTGCTGACTTAGCCGAGTCAACGGCCGCCAGCTCGCTTTGACCGCCACTTGGTCGATCCTAGGGTAAATACTAGTCGATCCGGGGGTGTTTTTGCAAAAATGCCATGACCATTCGCTGTCTCCCTCCCCTCACGCACCCGCTCGCTGTCTCCTCTCCTCCTGCACCCTCTCTGCTCGTCGCTGCCGGTTTGTTACCCGCTCGCCGTTGGAGTTGCCATGCCTCGGTTTGTCACCACGCAGAAGCAAGAACGTATTTAGCCTGACTGGCCGAGGGGCAAGCAGCAGTGGCTCGCGCTGCGCCTAGGCGACCTCGGCTGCGCGTCCGCTGCCGCACCGCGGGCCCATGCGCCCGTCAccggaagaggagggagaggatgGACGTGGGCGGCGGAGGCAGCGGCGTCGCGCCTGCTGGGGACGTGTGGTGCACGTGCACCCCGGGGATTCCCTTCGCCGCCGAGGCGTCGTCCGTGGACTGCGTTGTGGCGCGCCACCACACGGCGGCTCCGGGCCGCCGCGGGGACGGGGAGAGGCGACACTGGGAGGTTTGTACTGGCTTCTCCTTGCTTCTGCTTGATTTTCCGATGTGGAGATGGCCACTTTGTGTCTCCCCGTGCTGAAACTTTGAACGAATTTCTAACTGAATCTCCATCCTGTTCTGAACCGACTTCTGATTTCCGTTTGACAGAGGACCGCCGAGCAGCGGGCGCACAGGGTCACCATGCGGGAGCACATCGTAGGTGGTTTCAAACTATCAGGGGGTCCATGCTCAATCTTATGCTACTAGTAGCCATCATATGTAGCCCATGGTCGATAACATGAACTACGAGGTACCCCCTACCGCCCTCCACAATGTGCAGCAGATTTCAGTTTGCACACCATCATCTTGCTCAAGTCTACATTGTCTCTCAACCATATCGTTTACAGGAGCTACTCGCGCTGGAGGACAGGATTGGCTACGTAAGCACAGGGCTGCGCGAAGACGAGATCGTCCGCGGCCTTAGGGTTGGCAAAAACCTGCCGTTCGACCGCAAGCATTTCTCAACAGAGACGAAGCGGAGCTGCAGCATTTGCCAAGTTTGACGATGAACCTGCTCCTTTCGATTCAGTCCCCATGTCACATCGGCATCGGCTCTTCACAAGTTAACATGAACTTACAAATCATTGCAAATTTTCAGGAAGAGTTTGAAGCGAGTGAGGAGGTAGGGAGGTTGAGCTGCGGCCACGGCTACCATGTGCACTGCATCAAGCAGTGGCTCTCCCGAAAGAACGCCTGCCCACTTTGCAAGACCGCCGTCTCAAAACCATGAGATAGATCATAGTCCTAGATCCCTACGCCACACAGTTTCTTTTTCTCTGGTATAATACATGTATTCATGTCGCATCTGAAAGGGTGCTTGTTCTTGTATACATAGTTGTGCTTCCACAGCCCCCTCTGATGCTCTGCATATACTCATTGTTGTTGTAAAAAAATACACAGGCACACATGCACCCGTGGGTGCCGCGCCAACAgtgacggcggcggcgatggcgacggtGGCATCGTCTTCCTTCTTGACGTCGCCACCGATGAGCCTTTCACCATCGCGGCTCTCCTCGACGTGTGCGCGCGCTGTAAGCCGTCGCGCGGCCTCTGCTGCCCCGCCGCGCTCTCGTAGTCCACGACATGTAATTCAATCCCGAGCTCCCTCTCGATCGCCTCGGCGCGCATGATCATCTCCTTCTCGCCGGCCCGCCGCGCCTCCACCCACGCCTCGGCCGCCGCCACCTTCTTGTCGGCGACCGCGCGGACCACCTCGGCGCGGCCGGTCAGGTACTCGTACTCGAACCTCGGGAGCGTCACGTTCCCGGACCTCCGCGGCGCCATGGACGCCCTCTCCACCGCCGTGCCATCGACGGCGGCCCTCAGCCTCCCCGTCACCGTGGCCTCCGACGCCCTCGCCGCCTCCAGCTCCCTGATCGAGCCCCTGATCCTCTGCTCGGCGGCGGCGATCTCGGCGTCCACGCTGTCCGCGTCGTCCAGGACGCACTGGCCCTCCTGCTCCATCAGCGCCTTCTCCTTCTCTGCCGCCTCGGTCTCCTCCTCCAGCTGCCGCAGCGTCGCCTCCAGGTCGGCGAGGATCTCGCCGGCCATCTCGTCGACGGCCGTGACGGCGCCCAGCCGGCACTTGGCGTCGCGCAGCGCGGCCTCCAGCTGCCGCACCTGCGCTCCGGCCTTCTTCTTCTGCTCCTCCAGCCGGCCGATCTCCTCGGCGAGGCGCGCCGCCTCCGTGCGCGTGCGCTCCATGGACGCCGTGAACTGGAGGCTCTCTCCTTTGGCGGACTCGAGCTCCGCCCGCGCCATGTCCAGCTTGGCCTCCGTCGCCTGCAGAGACGGCGTGCTGTCGTGTCCCTCGTCCTTGACCTCCGAGTCCGA
It contains:
- the LOC119336095 gene encoding probable E3 ubiquitin-protein ligase ZFP1, translated to MVDNMNYEELLALEDRIGYVSTGLREDEIVRGLRVGKNLPFDRKHFSTETKRSCSICQEEFEASEEVGRLSCGHGYHVHCIKQWLSRKNACPLCKTAVSKP